From one Rhodoferax sp. PAMC 29310 genomic stretch:
- the rpoE gene encoding RNA polymerase sigma factor RpoE, which produces MLVQRAAAGDQSAFELLVIKYQRRIQRLIGRMVRDVDLVEDIAQETFIRAYRALHQFRGDAQFYTWLYRIAVNTAKKFLLDLKRDPTVSEAAFRSNDEDDETSWVKHEPIADETPETALAAKEIAAAVNAALMALPDDLQQALTLREIEGLSYEEISEVMNCPIGTVRSRIFRAREAISSKVKPMLEIQTSKRW; this is translated from the coding sequence ATGCTGGTTCAACGCGCTGCCGCAGGTGATCAGTCCGCCTTTGAGCTGTTGGTGATCAAGTATCAACGGCGAATACAACGACTGATTGGACGAATGGTTCGAGATGTGGATCTTGTCGAGGACATTGCGCAAGAGACCTTCATCCGGGCCTATCGGGCACTGCATCAATTCCGGGGAGATGCACAGTTTTACACTTGGCTCTACCGCATCGCCGTCAACACAGCCAAAAAATTTCTGCTCGACTTGAAGCGTGACCCCACTGTGTCTGAGGCCGCGTTCAGATCAAATGATGAGGATGATGAAACTTCTTGGGTCAAACACGAACCAATAGCAGACGAGACCCCCGAAACTGCATTGGCTGCGAAGGAGATCGCTGCTGCTGTCAACGCCGCGTTGATGGCGTTGCCGGACGATTTGCAACAGGCGTTGACATTGCGGGAAATCGAAGGATTGAGCTATGAGGAGATTAGTGAGGTGATGAATTGTCCGATCGGTACCGTCCGCTCACGGATATTCAGAGCCCGGGAGGCGATTTCTAGCAAGGTTAAACCGATGCTGGAGATACAAACAAGCAAGCGTTGGTAG